One Euphorbia lathyris chromosome 1, ddEupLath1.1, whole genome shotgun sequence DNA segment encodes these proteins:
- the LOC136222446 gene encoding heavy metal-associated isoprenylated plant protein 39-like, translated as MTKKVVLKLGLHDEKDKKKAMKKVSGLSGVESISLDSKDMKLTVTGDVDPVSIVSKLRKLCHTEIITVGPAKEPEKKKEEPKKEEPKKQEPEKKKDPPKDDVAELVKAYKAYNPHLTSYYYVRSAEEDPNACVIC; from the exons atgaccaag AAAGTAGTGTTGAAATTGGGATTACATGAtgagaaagataagaagaaagcCATGAAGAAAGTTTCAGGCCTTTCAG GAGTGGAGTCAATCTCTTTGGATTCAAAGGACATGAAATTGACAGTAACAGGAGATGTTGATCCAGTGAGTATAGTAAGTAAACTGAGAAAGCTGTGTCACACGGAGATAATAACGGTAGGACCAGCAAAGGAGCCagaaaagaagaaggaagaaccAAAGAAAGAGGAGCCAAAGAAACAAGAACCTGAGAAAAAGAAAGATCCACCTAAAGATGACGTGGCTGAGCTTGTTAAGGCTTACAAGGCTTATAATCCTCATCTTACTTCTTACTATTATGTTAGAAGTGCTGAGGAAGATCCTAATGCCTGTGTTATTTGTTAA
- the LOC136224722 gene encoding uncharacterized protein PAM68-like has product MNSLILSQRSPFYLTGSSSPSPSPSKLHTNFLPTTPRNLTKWQQNANAKGFTSKKPPPIKQPKLEFEIPKIQNSGGEDEEEIPRDVFNRLILRVCVCVGVPMVLGYGFLSIFGALREQGYDVPKWMPFLSSFLTFGASCFGIPYGALSTSLDPDRKGSVLGFDEAQKHWVEMWEEEDKS; this is encoded by the coding sequence ATGAACTCCCTAATCCTTTCACAAAGATCACCCTTTTATCTCACAGGTTCTTcatctccatctccatctccatcGAAGCTTCATACAAATTTCCTCCCTACAACCCCACGAAACCTAACTAAATGGCAGCAAAACGCAAATGCCAAAGGCTTTACCAGCAAAAAACCACCGCCCATTAAACAACCCAAACTCGAATTCGAAATCCCCAAAATCCAGAATTCCGGCGgcgaagatgaggaagaaattCCGAGGGATGTGTTTAATAGGCTTATATTAAGGGTCTGTGTCTGCGTAGGAGTGCCTATGGTGTTAGGGTATGGATTCTTGAGCATTTTTGGAGCTCTTAGAGAACAAGGTTATGATGTGCCTAAATGGATGCCATTTTTGTCAAGTTTTCTTACTTTTGGAGCTTCTTGTTTTGGGATTCCTTATGGTGCTTTGTCTACAAGTTTGGATCCTGACAGAAAAGGTTCAGTTCTTGGATTTGATGAGGCTCAGAAGCATTGGGTTGAGATgtgggaagaagaagataaaagtTGA